In a genomic window of Glycine max cultivar Williams 82 chromosome 13, Glycine_max_v4.0, whole genome shotgun sequence:
- the LOC100795370 gene encoding uncharacterized protein: MEPRNPSPSPSPVRVLIRPPSSPSSSSSTSSDHPSPAPAASLPRSSDGVVVVGFIARRHDDSAQLLNRVIDSNAFASGNLDAPLLVDDEEAKEWFERRRISYFHDHDKGILFLQFSSTRCPAIHAAADGTAPPGFDSAVEEHEFGDLQGMLFMFSVCHVIIYIQDRSHFGTRILRNFRVLQAAKHAMAPFVRSQTMPPLPSRSHPSPSSRPVSSANNSSPVRGGGNLGRNVSAISLMSGLGSYASLFPGQCIPVTLFVFIDDFSSLSNSSANGEESSDGSLINQSSSFSGAAKGNLPAKGSGSVVVLARPASRSEGGYRKKLQSSLEAQIRFLVKKCRTLSGSEITHSSVRTGGTSTSAPLFSLDASRTVVLLDRSSNQRGESLEFASGLVDDVLNGKATSDSLLLESHGQSASKEDLISVKEFIYRQSDILRGRGGVINTNSGSAAGVGMVAVAAAAAAASAASGKTFTTPDLPNLEIWLSSSRHILSGVLCAKGGCLDEIEIIKRKPRPRNTVSSTVEGSSKSTNPLDVAVSWLQSGRGLNTKFSTLWCQRAIPAAKEIYLKDLPACYPTSQHEVHLNKALHAFRSMVKGPAVELFAKMLEEECTSIWKSERQLCDAVSLTGKPCMHQRHDVETSNSDLGAPPMPHSSGYFFLHACACGRSRQLRPDPFDFESADASCFSDCDKLLPAVKLPETQVAGPVQSSAWSLLRIGGSKYYESSEGLLQSGFCATEKFLFKWTIYLEKKKIPNGSTESIVKQGSVIRAPKVEYIVDAKKTDVRQAHPTLQNGVEDQGPSLDIMKADDKKISFGRGFPIFKMRKPFSEVVAGSVASDSGFPPLQQRKLPTPGSEKGMKQSRPSSQTVEQVNAAIDHEISQNSQHVSSTQGPLDVNGNNICTDGDPFLRIGSNVVPVFLNGGERNISHSLKHAIVYLGFEHECPRGHRFLLNAEHLTELGSAYSLSEESHISSMEPAGRNQAFHTKVSKNASWNKVHRSSNEILSAISNKERDVNKSNQMIPNRDMNSDGLIHTSIPLHNLTSMNANAKPLNLIKDFGGDLQAISMDGDDLAFSMLNQNLPIYMMCPHCKHSRNNKDTPKVKFASGISQLKRIFLVTPAFPVILATCPVVQFETSCLPPSVPDREQKLQFSLGCEVILPPESFLTLKLPFVYGVQLEDGNKHPLNPFEQQPEMTAWITKGTVLQILSKGNNDEGYQTQ, encoded by the exons ATGGAGCCACGAAACCCTTCTCCGTCGCCGTCACCGGTTCGAGTCCTCATTCGCCCTCCGTCGtctccctcctcctcctcctccacctccTCCGACCATCCTTCTCCGGCGCCGGCGGCGTCTCTCCCTCGCTCCTCCGACGGCGTGGTGGTCGTCGGCTTCATCGCGCGGCGGCACGACGATTCTGCGCAGCTCCTCAACCGCGTCATCGACTCCAACGCCTTCGCCTCCGGCAACCTCGACGCGCCGCTGCTCGTCGACGACGAGGAGGCGAAGGAGTGGTTCGAGCGGAGGAGAATCAGCTACTTTCACGACCACGACAAGGGGATTTTGTTCCTTCAGTTCTCTTCCACTCGCTGTCCCGCGATTCACGCCGCCGCGGACGGTACCGCGCCGCCGGGATTCGATTCCGCCGTCGAAGAGCACGAGTTCGGCGACCTCCAGGGAATGCTTTTCATGTtctct GTTTGTcatgttataatatatattcagGATCGGTCACATTTTGGTACTAGGATTTTGAGGAATTTTCGGGTGCTGCAAGCAGCCAAGCATGCTATGGCTCCCTTTGTTAGATCCCAGACTATGCCGCCTTTACCGTCTAGGTCGCATCCTTCGCCGTCGTCCCGACCTGTTTCGTCGGCAAACAATTCTTCACCAGTTAGAGGTGGTGGTAACTTGGGTCGCAATGTGTCAGCCATATCTCTCATGTCAGGTTTAGGTTCTTATGCTTCTTTGTTTCCAGGACAGTGCATACCTGTCACACTGTTTGTATTCATCGATGACTTCTCCAGTTTGTCGAATTCCAGTGCAAATGGGGAGGAATCTTCCGATGGCTCTTTGATTAATCAGTCTTCTAGTTTCAGTGGTGCAGCCAAGGGAAACTTGCCTGCAAAAGGTTCTGGTTCGGTAGTTGTGCTGGCACGCCCTGCAAGTCGATCTGAAGGTGGATATAGGAAGAAATTACAGTCGTCTCTTGAAGCACAAATTCGCTTTCTTGTTAAGAAATGTCGGACGTTATCAGGTTCTGAAATAACTCATTCGAGTGTGAGAACTGGGGGTACCTCAACTTCTGCACCTTTGTTTTCACTTGATGCATCAAGGACAGTTGTCTTGTTAGATCGGTCTTCAAATCAAAGAGGTGAGTCTCTTGAGTTTGCCAGTGGACTTGTTGATGATGTCTTAAATGGTAAAGCAACTTCAGATTCCCTTTTGCTTGAAAGCCATGGTCAAAGTGCAAGCAAAGAAGATTTAATATCAGTTAAGGAGTTCATTTACAGGCAATCTGATATTTTGAGAGGGAGAGGGGGGGTTATTAATACCAACAGTGGCTCAGCTGCAGGTGTTGGTATGGTTGCTGTTGCAGCAGCTGCAGCTGCTGCCTCAGCTGCATCTGGGAAAACATTTACTACTCCCGATCTTCCAAATCTTGAAATTTGGTTATCTTCTAGTCGTCATATCTTGAGTGGAGTTCTCTGTGCAAAAGGTGGTTGTTTggatgaaattgaaattatcaaaaGAAAACCTCGTCCAAGGAATACTGTTTCATCAACAGTGGAAGGATCTTCGAAGAGTACAAATCCTTTAGATGTTGCAGTATCATGGTTACAAAGTGGTAGAGGGTTGAACACTAAATTCTCAACTTTGTGGTGCCAAAGAGCCATTCCGGCCGCAAAGGAGATTTATTTGAAAGATTTGCCTGCTTGTTATCCTACTTCACAACATGAAGTCCATTTAAATAAGGCTTTGCATGCATTTCGCTCAATGGTAAAAGGACCTGCAGTGGAACTATTTGCAAAAATGTTGGAAGAAGAATGCACTTCCATATGGAAATCAGAAAGGCAACTATGCGATGCTGTTAGTTTGACAGGAAAACCATGCATGCACCAAAGGCATGATGTTGAAACCAGTAATTCAGACTTGGGAGCCCCGCCCATGCCACATTCAAGTGGCTATTTTTTCCTTCATGCTTGTGCTTGTGGTCGTTCCCGACAGTTGCGTCCTGATCCCTTTGATTTTGAATCAGCTGATGCTAGTTGCTTCTCTGACTGTGATAAGCTACTTCCTGCAGTCAAATTACCCGAAACACAAGTTGCAGGACCTGTTCAATCTTCTGCTTGGAGTTTGCTTCGTATTGGGGGTTCAAAATACTATGAATCTTCTGAAGGCTTACTTCAAAGTGGATTTTGTGCCACTgagaaatttctttttaaatggaCGATATAcctagagaaaaagaaaataccaAATGGTTCTACAGAGAGTATAGTGAAGCAAGGTTCTGTAATTAGGGCACCCAAGGTTGAATATATTGTAGATGcaaagaaaactgatgttagaCAAGCCCACCCCACTTTGCAGAATGGAGTGGAAGACCAGGGACCATCTTTAGATATCATGAAGGCTGATGATAAAAAGATAAGTTTTGGTAGAGGTTTCCCTATTTTCAAAATGAGAAAACCTTTTTCTGAGGTTGTTGCTGGATCAGTAGCTAGTGATTCAGGATTCCCTCCTCTTCAACAGAGGAAATTGCCTACACCAGGTTCAGAAAAGGGTATGAAACAAAGCAGGCCATCTAGTCAGACTGTTGAACAGGTTAATGCAGCCATTGATCATGAAATATCTCAAAATTCTCAACATGTATCTTCTACTCAGGGACCTCTTGATGTTAATGGCAATAATATCTGCACGGATGGTGATCCTTTTTTGAGGATTGGTAGCAATGTAGTACCTGTATTCTTGAATGGTGGTGAAAGGAACATATCACATTCTTTAAAGCATGCTATAGTATATCTTGGATTTGAGCATGAATGCCCCCGTGGCCACCGTTTTCTTTTGAATGCAGAACATCTCACCGAACTTGGATCTGCATATTCATTATCTGAAGAATCTCATATATCTTCTATGGAGCCTGCTGGCAGAAATCAGGCATTTCATACTAAAGTAAGCAAGAATGCTTCCTGGAACAAAGTTCATCGAAGCTCAAATGAAATTCTTTCTGCAATCTCAAATAAGGAAAGAGATGTGAACAAATCTAATCAAATGATTCCTAATCGTGATATGAATTCCGATGGATTAATACATACTTCCATTCCACTACATAATTTGACATCAATGAATGCAAATGCAAAACCCCTGAATCTTATAAAAGATTTTGGAGGGGATCTTCAAGCTATTAGTATGGATGGTGATGATCTTGCATTCTCCATGCTGAATCAAAACTTGCCTATCTACATGATGTGTCCTCACTGCAAGCATTCTAGGAATAATAAGGATACACCAAAGGTTAAATTTGCCAGTGGGATCTCACAGCTTAAAAGAATTTTTCTG GTGACACCTGCATTTCCAGTGATACTAGCAACGTGCCCTGTTGTACAATTTGAG ACGTCATGCTTGCCTCCCTCAGTTCCAGATCGTGAACAAAAATTGCAGTTTAGCCTTGGATGTGAAGTGATCTTGCCACCAGAGAGCTTCCTTACACTTAAATTACCATTTGTGTATGGCGTGCAGCTTGAAGATGGAAACAAGCATCCTCTTAACCCCTTTGAACAACAGCCTGAAATGACAGCCTGGATTACCAAGGGCACAGTACTGCAGATCTTGTCCAAGGGAAACAATGATGAGGGATATCAAACACAGTAA
- the BHLH56 gene encoding transcription factor FER-LIKE IRON DEFICIENCY-INDUCED TRANSCRIPTION FACTOR — MDVHEDTLKYMNDFELYDFVADSNFDQFINLIRGENEDANCDHFGSDLINDCFVNNQQQPLSSPANPFDQNNNNNNNDAVNVYDPSSTFSSFSCFDGELKGEGEEENDGEHSSGTTTTTTKNADGKLKLKTDRSKTLISERRRRGRMKEKLYALRSLVPNITKMDKASIIGDAVSYVHDLQAQARKLKAEVAGLEASLLVSENYQGSINNPKNVQVMARNISHPNCKKIMQVDMFQVEERGYLAKIVCNKGEGVAASLYRALESLAGFNVQNSNLATVGESFLLTFTLNVKGTEQEINLPNLKLWVTGALLNQGFEFVASFPA; from the exons ATGGATGTTCACGAAGACACACTCAAGTACATGAATGATTTTGAGCTGTACGACTTTGTTGCTGATTCAAATTTTGATCAGTTCATCAATTTGATCCGAGGGGAGAATGAAGATGCCAACTGTGATCATTTCGGTTCTGACCTTATCAATGATTGCTTTGTTAACAATCAGCAGCAGCCCCTTTCATCTCCTGCAAACCCTTTTGATcagaacaacaacaataataataatgatgctGTGAATGTCTATGATCCAAGCTCCACATTCAGTTCCTTCTCTTGTTTTGATGGGGAGCTCaagggagaaggagaagaagaaaatgatggagaGCATTCTTCTGGGACAACGACAACGACAACGAAGAATGCTGATGGCAAACTGAAACTAAAAACTGATAGGTCAAAAACTCTCATTTCTGAAAGGAGAAGGAGAGGCCGAATGAAGGAGAAGCTTTATGCATTGCGTTCTTTGGTCCCCAACATAACAAAG ATGGATAAGGCTTCTATAATTGGAGACGCAGTGTCATACGTGCATGACCTTCAAGCTCAAGCTAGGAAGCTGAAGGCAGAGGTTGCAGGACTTGAAGCATCCTTATTAGTGTCTGAAAATTATCAAGGATCAATTAACAATCCCAAAAATGTGCAAGTGATGGCCCGTAATATTAGTCATCCAAACTGCAAGAAAATCATGCAG GTGGACATGTTTCAAGTGGAGGAAAGAGGGTACTTAGCAAAAATAGTGTGCAATAAAGGAGAAGGGGTGGCTGCTTCACTGTACAGGGCTCTCGAGTCTCTTGCAGGTTTTAATGTTCAGAACTCAAACTTGGCTACAGTTGGTGAGAGTTTTCTACTTACATTTACGTTGAAT GTAAAAGGAACTGAACAAGAAATTAACCTGCCAAATTTGAAGCTATGGGTGACTGGCGCTCTTCTGAACCAAGGCTTTGAATTCGTGGCATCTTTTCCTGCTTGA